A window of Pedobacter lusitanus contains these coding sequences:
- the rpsR gene encoding 30S ribosomal protein S18, which produces MAKDQIQYVTAPKVDDNRKKYCRFKKNGIKYIDYKDANFLLKFINDQGKILPRRLTGTSLKFQRKVAQAVKRSRHIGLLPFVADQLK; this is translated from the coding sequence ATGGCTAAAGATCAAATACAATATGTTACCGCTCCAAAAGTGGACGATAACAGAAAAAAATATTGCCGTTTCAAAAAGAATGGTATTAAATATATTGATTATAAAGACGCAAACTTTTTGTTAAAATTCATCAATGATCAGGGTAAAATTTTACCTCGCCGTTTAACCGGTACTTCATTGAAATTTCAACGTAAAGTGGCTCAAGCGGTTAAACGTTCTCGCCACATTGGTTTGTTACCTTTCGTTGCTGACCAATTAAAATAA
- a CDS encoding TonB-dependent receptor, which yields MLKLVFTQLMLISFLFFSTGLMAQEIEISGIIKDINTNEAIGGSNVKLKNHKRSTVADKQGKFKLTVPQQLNGGRLLVSYIGYKPDTILIDTNKRFYEILLNAKADALNEVVVTGVSRATLTKENPVPIVSVSKKKIEQSSESNIIDVLVRNVPGLNAVKTGPNISKPFIRGLGYNRVLTLYDGIRQEGQQWGDEHGIEVDAYNIERSEVIKGPASLMYGSDALAGVVSLMSSMPGINDSLLHGKILSEYQSNNGLIGNGLGLFYAKDRWSFALRSSYRIAKNYSNAIDGRVYNTGFRETNASGTVRYQGAKGNSTLNLTLYDNIQGIPDGSRDSLTRKFTYQTQEGELDDIKNRPVVSDALLNSYKLSPLHQHIQHYRIYSNNHYALGEGDIDFMLAFQQNVRREYNHPTMPEQAGMFVRLNTVNYGVKYNAPKILNTEFTLGVNGMYQNNLNKNATDFPIPDYNLFDAGAYIFAKWKYERWTIGGGVRYDLRYLNAPDFYTSTNPKTGFGQQVSLAEDPKAYLQFSSFSKSFGGVSLSLGTTYQLNDQVSLKANVARGYRAPSITEFASNGLDPGAHIIYLGNREFKPEFSLQEDIGADITWKDLSMSFSIFNNNIQNYIYLSQLLDAGGDPIISAQGDKTYQYQQASAQLFGFEATFNLHPESMKGFSFDNSFSVIHGYNRKAMFKDKKTAGEYLPLIPPVRLLSSVSQDVRLNSRLFSLMNFKIEAEYNGAQNRYLALNNTETATSSYLLFNVAAGTTFNYSKKHSLQLQLQVNNLFNEIYQSNLSRLKYLESYEQSSNGYKGLQGMGRNIGIRAILSF from the coding sequence ATGCTGAAACTCGTTTTTACACAACTGATGCTGATCTCATTTTTGTTTTTTTCTACTGGATTAATGGCCCAGGAGATAGAAATATCAGGAATTATTAAAGACATCAATACTAATGAAGCTATAGGTGGGAGTAATGTAAAACTCAAAAACCATAAGCGTTCAACTGTTGCCGATAAGCAGGGCAAATTCAAATTGACTGTTCCTCAACAATTAAATGGGGGAAGACTTTTGGTGTCTTATATCGGATATAAACCGGATACAATATTAATCGACACCAATAAGAGATTTTATGAAATCCTGTTGAATGCTAAAGCTGATGCACTCAATGAAGTTGTTGTTACGGGTGTTTCCAGAGCTACATTGACAAAAGAAAATCCGGTTCCTATTGTGTCTGTTTCTAAAAAGAAGATCGAGCAATCTTCAGAAAGTAATATTATAGATGTACTGGTCAGGAATGTTCCCGGACTAAATGCTGTGAAAACCGGGCCGAATATTTCAAAACCCTTTATCAGGGGATTGGGATATAACCGGGTATTGACATTATATGATGGAATCCGGCAGGAAGGTCAGCAGTGGGGTGATGAACACGGGATAGAAGTTGATGCTTATAATATTGAACGGTCAGAAGTCATAAAAGGGCCTGCCAGTTTAATGTATGGTAGTGATGCCCTTGCTGGTGTAGTTAGTCTGATGTCTTCAATGCCGGGTATTAATGATAGTCTTTTACATGGTAAAATATTATCAGAGTACCAGAGTAATAATGGTTTGATTGGGAATGGCCTTGGGTTGTTTTATGCCAAAGACCGCTGGTCTTTTGCCTTGCGCAGTTCTTACAGAATCGCTAAAAACTACAGTAATGCTATAGATGGAAGAGTATATAATACCGGATTCCGGGAGACAAATGCTTCGGGAACTGTTCGTTATCAGGGGGCTAAGGGAAATTCTACACTTAATCTTACGCTATATGATAATATTCAGGGAATTCCCGATGGCAGCCGTGATTCACTGACCAGGAAATTTACGTATCAGACCCAGGAAGGAGAGTTGGATGATATTAAAAATCGTCCTGTTGTTTCTGATGCATTATTGAATTCTTATAAGCTTAGTCCATTGCATCAGCATATTCAACATTATCGTATCTATAGTAATAACCATTATGCACTTGGAGAAGGAGATATAGATTTTATGCTGGCTTTTCAGCAAAACGTTCGAAGGGAATATAATCACCCGACTATGCCCGAACAGGCGGGAATGTTTGTGAGATTAAATACGGTAAATTATGGAGTGAAATATAATGCGCCTAAAATATTAAATACTGAATTTACTTTAGGTGTAAACGGGATGTATCAGAATAATCTGAACAAGAATGCAACAGATTTCCCGATTCCCGATTATAATTTGTTTGATGCGGGAGCCTATATTTTTGCTAAATGGAAATATGAAAGATGGACAATTGGTGGTGGGGTAAGATATGATCTGCGCTATTTAAATGCACCTGACTTTTATACTTCTACTAACCCGAAAACAGGTTTTGGTCAGCAGGTTTCGCTCGCAGAAGATCCAAAGGCATACTTACAATTCTCCTCATTCAGCAAGTCATTTGGTGGTGTTTCATTAAGTCTGGGTACAACTTATCAGCTAAATGATCAGGTGAGTTTGAAAGCGAATGTTGCCAGAGGTTACCGTGCACCTAGTATTACAGAATTTGCTTCTAATGGATTAGATCCGGGCGCGCATATCATTTATCTTGGAAATCGTGAGTTTAAACCTGAATTTTCCCTGCAGGAAGATATTGGTGCAGATATAACATGGAAAGATTTATCAATGTCATTCAGTATTTTTAACAATAACATTCAAAACTATATTTACCTGAGCCAGTTATTAGATGCGGGGGGTGACCCTATCATCAGCGCCCAGGGAGATAAAACTTATCAATATCAACAGGCTTCCGCACAGCTTTTCGGATTCGAAGCTACATTTAATCTGCATCCCGAGTCTATGAAAGGTTTTTCATTTGATAATTCATTCTCAGTGATTCATGGCTATAATAGAAAGGCAATGTTTAAGGATAAAAAGACTGCTGGTGAATACCTGCCGCTTATTCCTCCGGTCAGGTTGCTTAGCAGTGTAAGTCAGGATGTCAGACTAAACTCAAGACTGTTTTCATTAATGAACTTTAAGATAGAAGCAGAATATAACGGAGCTCAAAATCGCTATTTAGCTTTAAACAATACAGAAACTGCCACCTCGTCTTATCTGCTTTTTAATGTGGCAGCCGGTACAACCTTTAATTATTCAAAAAAACATTCTTTACAATTGCAGCTGCAGGTCAATAATTTATTCAATGAGATTTATCAGTCGAATCTGAGCAGACTTAAGTATCTTGAAAGTTATGAACAGTCATCAAATGGATATAAAGGGTTACAGGGGATGGGAAGAAATATAGGAATTAGAGCTATTCTTTCATTTTAA
- a CDS encoding 4Fe-4S dicluster domain-containing protein, protein MISQILFIAITLAAIALFSFNLKKVIRNIKIGKAADRTDQPQKRLMTMIRVAFGQSKMVVRPIPAALHFVVYIGFVIINIEVLEIMIDGIFGTHRVFGGLGSLYNFLIGSFEILALGVWVGCAIFLIRRNILKLKRLNSPELKGWPKSDANYILITEILLMTAFLIMNAADAKLQALGAHHYITAGSFPVSQFLQNLLPASEGSLIAIERGCWWFHILGILAFLNYLPYSKHFHILFAFPNTYFSNLEPKGEFSNMQSVTNEVKAMLDPSFTPPEAEAGRFGAKDVNDLSWINLMNAYTCTECGRCTSVCPANITGKLLSPRKIMMDTRDRMEEVGKNIDKTGSGFDDGKSLIDNYITREEIWACTSCNACVQACPINIDPLAIITDLRRYAVMEESQAPSSINAMLGNIENNGAPWKYSPADRLNWAKEN, encoded by the coding sequence ATGATTTCACAAATTCTATTTATAGCAATCACCTTAGCGGCTATCGCTTTATTCAGCTTCAATCTGAAAAAGGTGATCCGTAACATCAAAATTGGCAAGGCGGCAGACCGCACTGATCAACCTCAAAAAAGATTGATGACCATGATCCGGGTTGCCTTTGGGCAAAGCAAGATGGTGGTACGTCCAATTCCTGCTGCACTGCATTTTGTAGTCTATATTGGTTTTGTCATCATCAATATTGAGGTGCTCGAAATAATGATTGATGGAATATTCGGTACTCACCGTGTTTTTGGTGGTTTGGGTAGCCTTTACAATTTCCTGATTGGTTCATTTGAAATCCTGGCATTAGGTGTATGGGTTGGTTGTGCTATTTTCCTGATCAGAAGAAATATTTTAAAACTAAAAAGATTAAATAGCCCTGAACTGAAAGGCTGGCCAAAATCTGATGCAAATTATATCCTGATTACAGAAATTCTGTTGATGACAGCTTTTCTTATCATGAACGCAGCAGATGCTAAATTACAGGCATTAGGTGCTCATCATTATATCACAGCTGGTTCTTTCCCGGTAAGTCAATTCCTGCAGAACTTATTACCAGCAAGTGAAGGCAGCCTAATCGCAATAGAAAGAGGCTGTTGGTGGTTTCACATCTTGGGTATTCTGGCTTTCCTTAATTATCTTCCATATTCTAAACATTTTCACATCTTATTTGCCTTTCCAAATACTTACTTTTCCAACCTGGAACCGAAGGGTGAATTCAGTAATATGCAAAGTGTAACTAATGAAGTTAAAGCTATGCTTGATCCATCATTTACTCCACCAGAAGCAGAAGCAGGCAGGTTCGGTGCCAAGGACGTAAATGATTTATCATGGATCAATCTGATGAATGCTTATACCTGTACAGAATGCGGACGCTGTACATCAGTATGTCCTGCAAATATTACTGGTAAATTGTTATCCCCCCGTAAAATCATGATGGATACGCGTGACCGCATGGAAGAGGTAGGTAAAAACATTGATAAAACCGGGTCAGGATTTGATGATGGAAAATCCCTGATTGACAATTATATCACCAGAGAAGAAATATGGGCTTGCACCAGTTGTAATGCCTGTGTCCAGGCCTGTCCTATCAATATAGACCCGCTTGCAATTATTACTGATCTGAGAAGATATGCCGTGATGGAAGAATCACAGGCACCGTCCAGCATCAATGCAATGTTAGGAAACATTGAAAACAACGGTGCCCCTTGGAAATATTCTCCTGCAGACCGTTTGAACTGGGCTAAAGAAAACTAA
- the rplI gene encoding 50S ribosomal protein L9: MEIILKQDIKSLGEKDDIVNVKPGYGRNYLIPQGFGALATPSAKKVLAENLKQAAFKQDKIKKDAEGIATRLTDVKLSIGAKAGETGKIFGAVNTIMIADALKQQGFDVDRRRITFETEPKFVGDYIANLNLHKEVKVKVPFAVVAE; encoded by the coding sequence ATGGAAATTATATTAAAACAGGACATCAAATCTCTTGGAGAGAAGGATGATATTGTAAACGTAAAGCCAGGTTACGGACGTAACTACCTGATCCCACAAGGATTTGGTGCTTTAGCTACTCCATCTGCTAAAAAAGTATTAGCAGAGAACTTAAAACAAGCAGCGTTTAAACAAGATAAAATTAAGAAAGATGCTGAAGGTATCGCAACCCGTTTAACTGATGTTAAATTGAGTATCGGTGCTAAAGCTGGTGAAACTGGTAAAATCTTTGGTGCAGTAAACACTATTATGATTGCTGATGCATTAAAACAACAAGGTTTTGATGTTGACCGTCGCCGTATCACTTTCGAAACTGAACCTAAATTTGTTGGTGATTATATCGCTAACTTAAACTTACACAAAGAAGTGAAAGTTAAAGTTCCTTTCGCAGTTGTAGCTGAGTAA
- the rpsF gene encoding 30S ribosomal protein S6 translates to MNQYETVIVLTPLLSEEVAKEALAKFSKIITDSGAEIVQEDNWGLRKLAYPIEKKASGFFHLTEYKSSGELINKLELELKRDERVLRFLTIRLDRHAVAYNEKKRSGAFNKKPKKEEAAA, encoded by the coding sequence ATGAATCAGTACGAAACTGTTATCGTTCTAACCCCGTTGTTGTCAGAAGAAGTTGCGAAAGAAGCATTAGCGAAATTCAGCAAAATCATCACTGACAGCGGTGCCGAAATTGTTCAAGAGGACAATTGGGGTTTGAGAAAATTAGCGTATCCGATTGAAAAAAAAGCAAGCGGATTTTTCCACCTTACAGAGTACAAATCTTCAGGTGAATTAATTAACAAATTGGAATTAGAACTAAAACGCGATGAGCGTGTTCTTCGTTTCCTTACCATTAGATTAGATCGTCATGCGGTTGCTTATAATGAGAAGAAACGCAGTGGTGCTTTTAACAAAAAACCTAAGAAAGAGGAGGCTGCAGCATAA
- a CDS encoding porin family protein, translating into MNRSNKFLDSLKNRLEIGIAAGLSLNQFTQGQPQTGSNRGYTTGISANYKLAKGISLQLEVNVLQQGGRMIRFKDDTRIGLPESFETKNVKNSSYKLNSIEIPLLINYTFKIKPLWKPSIYAGASYSYTYNVNETYQKTGNLLPGEDIIATVSGSQNATNLFNASRLNLIVGANLKLPLTSKFLLLIDMRYLNGATSARDKYSYMEKAGFGTDIRTNSFLTKLGIIMPLSGLK; encoded by the coding sequence ATCAATAGATCTAACAAGTTTCTTGATTCGTTAAAAAATCGTCTTGAGATTGGAATTGCTGCTGGTCTTAGTTTAAATCAGTTTACCCAGGGACAACCGCAAACTGGTTCAAACAGAGGATACACTACAGGAATCTCTGCTAATTACAAATTGGCTAAAGGGATAAGTCTGCAATTAGAAGTCAACGTATTACAACAAGGCGGCCGGATGATCCGATTTAAAGACGATACCAGAATTGGTTTACCAGAGAGCTTTGAAACTAAAAATGTTAAAAATAGTTCATATAAACTGAACAGTATCGAGATCCCGCTTTTAATCAATTACACCTTTAAGATCAAACCATTATGGAAGCCTTCTATATATGCGGGAGCAAGTTATTCCTATACCTACAATGTAAATGAAACCTATCAGAAAACGGGTAACCTGTTACCCGGGGAAGACATCATTGCTACAGTTAGCGGATCTCAGAATGCCACAAATCTATTCAATGCCTCCAGACTAAACCTGATTGTAGGCGCAAATCTAAAACTGCCGCTGACTTCAAAGTTTTTACTACTCATAGATATGAGATACTTAAATGGTGCGACTTCAGCCAGAGATAAATATTCTTATATGGAAAAGGCTGGTTTCGGAACTGATATCAGAACTAATTCTTTCCTGACAAAACTAGGTATCATTATGCCACTATCAGGTCTTAAATAA
- a CDS encoding outer membrane beta-barrel protein, with protein sequence MKRFLFCLLLGIPVLCSAQSNFQKGYVVTNVKDTLKGYIDYKEWKLNPVSIIFKSNLNAETQNFTVNNSSAWSVDGAEFYQNYLVDISMSKINISQLSVGPDTSKKREAVFLKVLQTGKNVTLFSYIDGLKQRFYILEKNSSVPYELISQQFLKSNEEHVLVNGTGYIRQLSIIMSKLDVGTAEERQRLGSLYYGEKDLMKIVAVINGQSLAKTKHAGVRFFAGTGLNISKAVYKGTISYAQPGATTKTSYSPLLSIGIDVFANPAIGKLIYRGELSLLSSKNEVSISTDQAAMANAKHTFDQVTIAFAPQLIYNLYNTNRLKCFLGGGVGLNFSAYSNNKETRYNSFRNETEITENTITMEKFNFSLPFTAGLVFNKKIEISVGYAFSSPITDYSTSSIHMQRYRIGVNYLFGKP encoded by the coding sequence ATGAAACGCTTTCTATTTTGCCTTTTATTAGGCATCCCAGTTCTATGTTCTGCGCAATCCAATTTTCAGAAAGGATATGTTGTCACTAATGTCAAGGATACTCTTAAAGGGTATATTGATTATAAAGAGTGGAAACTGAATCCTGTATCAATTATTTTTAAATCTAATCTTAATGCTGAGACACAAAATTTTACAGTAAATAATTCTTCGGCCTGGTCTGTGGATGGGGCTGAATTTTATCAGAATTATCTGGTTGATATCAGCATGAGTAAAATCAATATCAGTCAACTATCTGTTGGCCCTGATACTTCAAAAAAGAGAGAGGCTGTATTTTTAAAAGTGTTGCAGACCGGGAAAAATGTTACCTTGTTTTCTTATATAGATGGACTAAAACAAAGATTTTATATTCTGGAAAAAAATAGTTCTGTACCTTATGAACTCATCAGCCAACAATTTTTAAAGTCTAATGAAGAGCATGTTCTTGTTAATGGAACAGGATATATCAGACAATTATCAATAATCATGAGCAAATTAGATGTTGGTACTGCAGAGGAACGCCAGCGTTTAGGGAGCCTGTATTACGGGGAAAAAGATCTGATGAAAATTGTTGCTGTAATTAATGGACAGTCATTAGCTAAGACCAAACATGCTGGTGTAAGATTTTTTGCAGGTACAGGTTTAAATATTAGTAAGGCGGTTTATAAGGGAACTATAAGCTATGCGCAACCGGGAGCTACTACCAAGACATCCTATAGCCCTTTATTATCGATTGGTATTGATGTGTTTGCTAATCCGGCCATAGGTAAATTAATCTACAGAGGTGAGCTATCCTTACTTTCAAGTAAAAACGAAGTTTCTATCAGTACGGATCAGGCCGCAATGGCTAATGCAAAGCATACTTTTGATCAGGTGACTATTGCTTTTGCTCCTCAATTAATATATAACTTATATAATACTAATCGTTTGAAATGCTTTTTAGGTGGGGGAGTGGGGCTTAATTTCTCAGCCTACAGTAATAACAAAGAAACCAGATACAACTCTTTCAGAAATGAAACTGAGATTACTGAAAATACCATAACGATGGAAAAATTCAACTTCTCATTACCTTTTACGGCCGGTCTTGTCTTCAATAAAAAGATAGAGATATCAGTTGGTTATGCTTTCTCATCACCTATTACGGATTACAGCACCTCGAGTATTCATATGCAACGTTACCGTATTGGTGTTAATTACCTGTTTGGCAAGCCTTAA
- a CDS encoding MBL fold metallo-hydrolase: MGCNPLFITSLNSGSNGNCYYVGNEQEAVLIDAGISCRETEKRMLRLGLSMGKVKAIFISHEHGDHIRGLTVMAKKYRIPVYITPGTIGNSRLELPEELINSFSSHQIIAIGALQITCFPKIHDAAEPHSFMVSYKDTKVGVFTDLGAVCEQLTFHFKQCDAAFLETNYDEELLHNGNYPYYLKKRISDGFGHLSNKQALDLFITSRPLNLTHLLLSHLSKDNNNPALVETMFKEHAQNTMIIVASRDMETPVFTIGGASGSSAEIFPSADSAPQPQYS, translated from the coding sequence ATGGGTTGTAACCCTCTTTTTATTACTTCCTTAAATTCGGGCAGTAACGGTAACTGTTATTATGTAGGTAACGAGCAGGAAGCCGTGCTTATTGATGCCGGGATATCCTGCAGGGAAACAGAAAAAAGAATGCTGCGTCTTGGCCTGTCTATGGGTAAGGTTAAAGCTATTTTTATTTCTCACGAACATGGTGATCATATTCGTGGCTTGACCGTGATGGCTAAAAAATATCGCATTCCGGTTTATATTACTCCCGGAACTATTGGTAACAGCAGACTTGAATTGCCGGAAGAACTGATCAATTCTTTCAGCAGTCACCAGATAATAGCAATTGGTGCATTACAAATCACCTGCTTCCCAAAAATCCATGATGCAGCAGAGCCACATAGTTTTATGGTTTCTTATAAAGATACCAAAGTAGGTGTTTTTACAGATCTTGGTGCAGTATGTGAACAGTTGACTTTTCACTTCAAACAATGTGATGCGGCATTTTTAGAAACAAACTATGATGAAGAGCTGTTACATAACGGGAATTATCCTTATTATCTAAAAAAAAGGATTAGTGATGGTTTTGGTCACTTAAGTAATAAACAAGCTTTAGATCTGTTTATTACCTCCCGGCCGCTTAATCTGACACATTTATTACTCTCTCACTTATCGAAAGATAATAACAATCCTGCTCTGGTAGAAACTATGTTTAAAGAGCATGCACAAAATACGATGATCATAGTAGCTTCACGTGATATGGAAACACCAGTATTTACTATCGGCGGAGCTTCAGGTTCATCTGCTGAAATTTTTCCATCAGCTGATTCAGCTCCTCAGCCTCAATATTCTTAA
- the tal gene encoding transaldolase encodes MEASKVKKIHDYGQSIWLDFIDREIIKSGKLKELIEVDGVRGLTSNPAIFEKAISSSPDYDADIAQFSKEKISNEDIFYRLAIKDIQQAADLLLPVYNQAVKGSDGYASLEVSPLLALDTEGTIKQALQLWEEVNRKNVMIKIPGTQPGLAAIRKTISEGLNINVTLLFGLERYKQVTDAYIEGLEERAANGESIKDIASVASFFLSRIDVLIDPILEERHLGELKGEVAIASAKKAYEIYKQVFSGERWEKLAALGARPQRLLWASTSSKNPAFKDTKYVEALIGPDTVDTIPMETLEAYRDHGDPENRLEIDLDGASAILAQLRHEEIDLAKLTQQLEDEGIEKFNAPYEKLLNAIEKQKQLA; translated from the coding sequence ATGGAAGCGAGTAAAGTAAAAAAAATACATGATTATGGTCAGAGTATCTGGCTCGACTTTATTGATCGTGAAATCATCAAATCCGGAAAATTAAAAGAACTGATTGAAGTTGACGGAGTAAGAGGGTTAACTTCTAACCCCGCAATTTTTGAAAAAGCGATCAGTAGCAGTCCTGATTATGATGCCGATATCGCACAATTCTCAAAAGAAAAAATAAGTAACGAAGATATTTTTTACCGCCTGGCCATCAAAGATATTCAGCAGGCAGCCGATTTATTACTACCCGTATATAATCAGGCAGTAAAAGGAAGTGACGGATATGCCAGTCTTGAGGTCTCTCCCCTGTTAGCTCTGGACACAGAAGGCACTATCAAGCAGGCTTTACAACTTTGGGAAGAGGTAAACCGCAAAAATGTAATGATTAAGATTCCGGGTACTCAACCAGGATTAGCAGCAATCAGAAAAACTATCTCCGAAGGACTAAATATTAATGTGACTTTATTATTTGGACTGGAGCGTTATAAACAAGTGACTGACGCTTACATAGAAGGACTTGAAGAACGCGCAGCCAATGGAGAGAGTATAAAAGATATTGCTTCAGTAGCGAGCTTCTTTTTAAGCCGCATAGATGTTTTGATTGACCCCATACTGGAAGAAAGACATCTGGGCGAATTGAAAGGAGAAGTCGCTATTGCTTCTGCAAAAAAAGCGTACGAAATCTACAAGCAGGTCTTTAGTGGAGAACGATGGGAAAAACTTGCTGCTTTGGGGGCCAGACCACAACGTTTACTCTGGGCAAGCACAAGCAGTAAAAATCCTGCATTTAAAGATACTAAGTATGTAGAGGCCCTGATTGGCCCTGACACAGTTGATACAATCCCTATGGAAACACTGGAAGCATACCGCGATCATGGTGATCCTGAAAACCGGCTTGAAATAGATCTTGATGGTGCATCAGCAATATTAGCACAATTGCGCCATGAGGAGATTGATCTGGCAAAACTTACGCAGCAACTGGAAGATGAGGGAATAGAAAAATTCAACGCTCCTTATGAAAAATTATTAAATGCAATTGAAAAGCAAAAACAATTAGCTTAA
- a CDS encoding (Fe-S)-binding protein, translating into MSEKLNIEVPTMAEMIARGEEPEILFWVGCAGSYDERAQKITRDICKILHHVGIKYAVLGTEESCTGDPAKRAGNEFLFQMQAMTNIEVLNGYNIKKIVTGCPHCFNTIKNEYPGLGGSYDVIHHTQLIQDLISEGKLKAEGGESFKGKKITYHDPCYLGRGNGVYEAPRKALEVLDAQLVEMKRCKSNGLCCGAGGAQMFKEPEKGNKDINIERIEEALETNPGIIAAGCPFCMTMLSDGVKMKEQNENVQVLDIAEITVRANGL; encoded by the coding sequence ATGAGCGAGAAACTAAATATAGAAGTGCCTACGATGGCAGAAATGATTGCCAGGGGCGAAGAACCTGAAATCTTATTCTGGGTAGGCTGTGCTGGTAGTTATGATGAACGCGCACAAAAAATAACACGTGATATCTGTAAAATTCTTCACCATGTGGGTATTAAATATGCCGTATTGGGTACTGAAGAAAGCTGTACAGGTGATCCTGCAAAAAGGGCTGGAAATGAGTTTCTATTTCAGATGCAGGCCATGACCAATATCGAAGTACTGAATGGCTATAACATAAAAAAAATTGTAACGGGCTGTCCGCATTGTTTCAATACAATCAAAAACGAATACCCTGGTCTGGGTGGTAGCTACGACGTTATTCACCATACTCAGTTAATTCAGGATCTGATCAGTGAAGGTAAACTAAAAGCTGAAGGAGGCGAGAGCTTCAAAGGTAAAAAAATCACTTATCATGATCCTTGCTATTTAGGCCGCGGTAATGGTGTATATGAAGCTCCCAGAAAAGCTCTGGAAGTTTTAGACGCACAATTGGTTGAAATGAAACGCTGTAAATCTAATGGTCTTTGCTGTGGTGCCGGTGGTGCACAAATGTTCAAAGAACCAGAAAAAGGTAACAAAGACATTAATATTGAAAGGATTGAAGAAGCCCTGGAAACCAATCCTGGTATTATTGCTGCCGGCTGTCCTTTCTGTATGACCATGTTAAGTGACGGTGTTAAAATGAAAGAGCAAAATGAAAATGTTCAGGTATTGGATATAGCAGAAATTACAGTAAGAGCAAATGGGTTGTAA
- the mtgA gene encoding monofunctional biosynthetic peptidoglycan transglycosylase: MARKRSKNSKSRRFDFRNLPILIGKCILWFFLSTILWVLAYRFINPPFTSLMILRNIERKSDGKTFKTEKDWVKLSEMSDQIKRAAIAGEDQKFIHHWGFDMKAIGRAYSANKEDSTKIKGGSTISQQTAKNVFLWPGRSWIRKGFEAYFTILIEMLWSKQRILEVYLNVIEMGDGIYGAEAASQSYYGKSCRKLNRSEAALIVACFPNPLRWTPSHPTLYIRHRQYLIMRNIRNLGPLKFIKD, from the coding sequence ATGGCTAGAAAACGTAGCAAAAACAGTAAATCAAGACGATTTGATTTCAGGAATTTACCGATATTAATTGGGAAATGTATATTATGGTTTTTCCTGAGCACCATCTTATGGGTTCTGGCATACCGCTTCATTAATCCTCCTTTTACTTCATTAATGATCTTGCGTAATATAGAACGTAAATCTGATGGAAAGACGTTCAAAACAGAAAAAGACTGGGTAAAGCTCAGTGAAATGTCTGATCAGATTAAGCGTGCTGCCATTGCCGGTGAAGATCAGAAATTTATTCACCACTGGGGCTTTGATATGAAAGCAATTGGCAGGGCATACAGTGCAAATAAAGAAGATAGTACGAAAATTAAAGGTGGAAGTACTATTTCACAACAAACGGCCAAGAACGTTTTTCTATGGCCGGGTAGATCCTGGATACGCAAAGGCTTTGAGGCTTATTTTACTATCCTTATCGAGATGTTGTGGAGTAAACAGCGGATATTAGAAGTCTATCTTAATGTAATAGAAATGGGAGATGGTATTTACGGTGCCGAAGCTGCTTCACAGAGTTATTATGGTAAGTCATGCAGGAAGCTGAACAGATCTGAGGCAGCACTGATTGTAGCCTGTTTCCCTAATCCTTTACGCTGGACACCTTCACACCCTACCTTATATATCAGGCATAGACAGTATCTGATTATGAGAAACATCAGAAATCTCGGGCCATTAAAATTTATTAAAGATTGA